In Roseovarius indicus, one genomic interval encodes:
- a CDS encoding CaiB/BaiF CoA transferase family protein gives MKLTDGPLSDLRVIEMGHVIAAPMCGALLSDFGADVIKIERPGQGDMLRVLSARAKDGVGVWWKTLARNKRLVALDWKTEDGREVLRRLVENAQVLIENFRPGVLERAGLAPEVLHGWNPDLVIVRISGYGQTGLRSSWPGFGRAGEAMSGLAHITGFADNAPMHPGFPVADSTTGLMAAYGAMMALHAVQNGSARGQVVDLAIFEPLLRLIDYHVPTRTGAGLPVDRNGLQAPNSYAPAGVFRARDGKWVTISAGSAATGRRLLEAAGGKEWAEQPQFQSLDGFAEHMDEIVDRLGAFVAQHDAQKAIDIFQAHDAVAAMVYDVDDILADPQIAARGDIVGVEGDDTKVVGPVPKLDKTPGRLRWLGRRELGADSRAVLEELGYDAGKIDKLTENGTVAEPKR, from the coding sequence GTGAAATTAACAGACGGGCCGCTGAGCGATCTCAGGGTGATTGAAATGGGGCATGTGATTGCCGCGCCGATGTGCGGCGCTCTGCTCTCCGATTTCGGCGCCGATGTGATCAAGATCGAACGGCCGGGGCAGGGCGACATGCTGCGGGTTCTGAGCGCGCGCGCCAAGGATGGCGTCGGTGTGTGGTGGAAGACGCTGGCCCGAAACAAGCGACTGGTTGCGCTGGACTGGAAAACCGAAGACGGCCGCGAGGTTCTGCGCCGCTTGGTCGAAAACGCGCAGGTTCTTATCGAAAACTTCCGCCCCGGCGTGCTTGAAAGGGCGGGATTGGCGCCAGAGGTTCTGCATGGCTGGAATCCCGATCTGGTGATCGTGCGGATCTCGGGCTATGGCCAGACCGGGCTGCGTTCCTCGTGGCCGGGTTTCGGTCGGGCCGGCGAGGCCATGAGCGGACTGGCGCACATCACCGGCTTTGCCGACAACGCGCCGATGCACCCCGGCTTTCCCGTCGCGGATTCGACCACCGGCCTGATGGCGGCCTACGGCGCGATGATGGCGCTTCATGCGGTGCAGAACGGCAGCGCCAGGGGCCAGGTGGTGGACCTGGCCATCTTCGAGCCGCTGTTGCGCCTGATCGACTACCACGTTCCGACGCGAACCGGCGCGGGGCTGCCGGTTGACCGAAACGGACTTCAGGCACCCAATTCCTACGCCCCGGCGGGGGTGTTTCGCGCCAGGGACGGGAAATGGGTCACAATCAGCGCAGGCAGTGCGGCGACCGGGCGGCGGCTTCTGGAAGCCGCGGGCGGAAAGGAATGGGCGGAACAGCCGCAATTCCAAAGCCTCGATGGCTTCGCGGAGCACATGGACGAGATTGTGGACCGTCTCGGCGCATTTGTGGCACAGCATGACGCGCAGAAGGCGATTGACATCTTCCAGGCCCACGATGCCGTGGCGGCGATGGTCTATGACGTCGATGACATCCTTGCCGATCCGCAGATCGCCGCGCGCGGCGACATCGTCGGGGTCGAGGGCGACGACACCAAGGTCGTCGGACCCGTGCCAAAGCTGGACAAGACGCCGGGACGGCTGCGCTGGCTCGGGCGCAGAGAGCTGGGCGCCGACAGCCGCGCAGTGCTGGAAGAGCTCGGATACGACGCCGGGAAGATCGACAAGCTCACCGAAAACGGCACTGTAGCCGAACCGAAACGCTGA
- a CDS encoding acetate--CoA ligase family protein: MTTPRPTVGQALDGLFDPRTIAVVGASRTKGKLGQAVLALLKSNGYRGKIIPVNPSGGEIEGLAAARSLEEIDGPIDVVVLATPVGVALDALETCTRLDVKVVVGVTSGFSEAGEDGHNNEMRLRRIMQDAPFRLVGPNCEGVVRPASDLQLTFSPMFNGLRPGPVAMISQSGALGGLMALRLGERGVGINAIVSSGNETDLTAADLLEYLGNDPQTRVVLCYVEELRDGRRFAEAAQRLTRAGKHVIAVKGGRSRAGSRAVQSHTGAMAGDDRVISAVFRETGVIRARESVAAVDAVTALAAGRRPAGNRVGIISVTGGLGVEMTDLAESAGFEVPVLAEATQTALSRYVPFYGSVSNPVDLTGVVLANPTYVGRCLEAVAADPGVDIAIAIITFVPDQQFIEALAEAFDSTGKPILIVWTGSARSNASGEALRERAVPVYDSPARAASGLSALAATTGEVA; the protein is encoded by the coding sequence ATGACGACACCCCGCCCCACGGTTGGCCAAGCTCTGGACGGGCTGTTCGACCCGCGCACCATCGCGGTCGTCGGGGCGTCCCGCACCAAGGGCAAGCTCGGGCAGGCCGTGCTGGCCCTGCTGAAGAGCAACGGCTATCGCGGCAAGATCATTCCGGTGAACCCCTCGGGCGGCGAAATCGAGGGGCTTGCGGCAGCACGCAGCCTGGAGGAGATCGACGGCCCGATCGACGTGGTCGTTCTGGCAACCCCTGTCGGCGTCGCTCTCGATGCGCTGGAAACCTGTACCCGGCTCGATGTGAAAGTCGTGGTCGGGGTGACCTCCGGCTTTTCGGAAGCCGGGGAAGACGGCCACAACAACGAGATGCGGCTGCGCCGGATCATGCAGGACGCGCCCTTTCGCCTGGTCGGGCCGAACTGCGAAGGCGTGGTGCGCCCCGCGTCGGATCTGCAATTGACCTTCAGCCCCATGTTCAACGGTCTCAGGCCCGGCCCCGTGGCCATGATTTCCCAGTCCGGCGCGCTAGGCGGCCTTATGGCGTTGCGTCTGGGCGAACGCGGCGTGGGGATCAATGCCATCGTCTCCAGCGGCAACGAAACGGATCTGACCGCCGCGGATCTGCTCGAATATCTCGGCAACGATCCGCAGACCCGCGTGGTTCTGTGCTACGTCGAGGAACTGCGCGACGGGCGCCGCTTTGCCGAGGCGGCCCAACGACTCACAAGAGCCGGAAAGCACGTCATTGCGGTCAAGGGCGGACGAAGCCGCGCCGGATCGCGCGCTGTCCAATCGCATACCGGCGCGATGGCCGGAGACGACCGGGTGATCAGTGCGGTCTTCCGCGAAACCGGGGTTATCCGCGCCCGGGAATCCGTGGCTGCCGTCGATGCCGTCACGGCCCTCGCCGCAGGCAGGCGGCCTGCCGGCAACCGGGTCGGAATCATCTCTGTCACCGGCGGGCTCGGCGTCGAGATGACCGACCTGGCCGAAAGCGCCGGCTTCGAGGTTCCGGTCCTGGCCGAAGCGACGCAAACCGCGCTGTCGCGTTATGTGCCGTTCTACGGCTCGGTGTCGAATCCGGTCGATCTGACCGGCGTCGTTCTGGCGAATCCCACCTATGTGGGCCGTTGCCTGGAGGCCGTAGCGGCCGATCCGGGCGTGGATATCGCCATCGCAATTATCACATTTGTGCCGGATCAACAGTTCATCGAGGCTTTGGCCGAGGCGTTCGACAGCACCGGCAAGCCGATCCTGATTGTCTGGACAGGCTCGGCGCGCAGCAATGCCTCGGGCGAGGCGCTGCGCGAACGGGCTGTCCCGGTTTATGATTCGCCCGCGCGGGCGGCCTCGGGCCTTTCGGCGCTGGCGGCTACGACAGGAGAAGTGGCATGA
- a CDS encoding acetate--CoA ligase family protein, which yields MTPRETLENWQRAGRKVVHEADAKDLLQQIGIPVPKRDPAEGRCVAKLCHDDYPHKSDHGLVRLGLSPQEAKQAAAEMAERFVGGTALIEEMEEGSVAEWIIGCKRDDTFGPIVLAGPGGILVELIDAAEIRLAPAGPQTAEAMVDSGPGARLLAGLRGAEPADKGALADLISRISVFFAENADLISEIEINPVMVRADGKGLAAADALIVLAPKANEQENLT from the coding sequence ATGACCCCGAGGGAAACACTGGAAAACTGGCAGCGCGCCGGGCGTAAAGTGGTCCACGAGGCCGACGCGAAGGACCTGCTGCAACAGATCGGTATACCGGTGCCGAAACGCGATCCCGCCGAGGGGCGCTGTGTCGCCAAGCTGTGTCACGACGACTACCCGCACAAGTCCGATCATGGTCTCGTCCGACTGGGTCTCTCGCCTCAAGAGGCGAAACAGGCCGCCGCCGAAATGGCGGAACGGTTTGTGGGCGGCACGGCGCTGATCGAGGAAATGGAAGAAGGGTCCGTGGCCGAATGGATCATCGGTTGCAAACGCGACGACACCTTTGGCCCGATCGTTCTGGCCGGCCCCGGCGGAATTCTGGTGGAACTGATAGACGCGGCCGAAATCCGGCTTGCACCCGCAGGGCCGCAAACCGCCGAGGCGATGGTGGATTCGGGCCCGGGTGCCAGGTTGCTGGCGGGGCTGCGCGGCGCGGAACCCGCCGACAAGGGGGCCCTGGCGGACCTGATTTCACGCATATCTGTTTTCTTCGCCGAGAACGCCGATCTGATCTCGGAAATTGAAATCAACCCTGTGATGGTTCGGGCGGACGGGAAAGGATTGGCTGCTGCCGATGCCTTGATCGTGTTGGCACCCAAGGCGAATGAACAGGAGAATTTAACGTGA
- a CDS encoding MaoC/PaaZ C-terminal domain-containing protein, whose amino-acid sequence MIRHPFGELSLGQTGVSSGRTMTETDVVNFCMLTGNWLELHSNIEHAKEAIYGQRLVQGSLVFSIVNAMIPFDSSVLAAFYGCDKLRFLRPTFINDTLWARAEIVNLKDHDEKHGVVTSKLEGINQRDETVMRCEFSLLIRKTRLDRPGEPPKIRAAHDTTQGESA is encoded by the coding sequence GTGATACGTCACCCTTTCGGAGAGTTGTCACTGGGCCAGACCGGCGTTTCGAGCGGGCGGACGATGACGGAAACCGATGTCGTCAATTTCTGCATGCTCACCGGGAACTGGCTCGAACTGCATTCCAACATCGAGCATGCCAAGGAGGCGATATACGGCCAGCGCCTTGTTCAGGGCAGCCTCGTGTTTTCCATCGTCAACGCGATGATCCCCTTCGACAGCTCCGTGCTCGCTGCCTTCTACGGCTGCGACAAGCTGCGCTTTCTGCGACCGACCTTCATCAACGACACCCTCTGGGCCCGCGCGGAAATCGTCAATCTGAAGGATCATGACGAAAAGCATGGTGTCGTGACCAGCAAGCTGGAAGGCATCAACCAGCGGGACGAAACGGTGATGCGCTGCGAGTTCAGCCTGCTAATCCGAAAGACCCGTCTCGATCGCCCCGGAGAACCGCCCAAAATCCGGGCCGCGCACGACACCACACAAGGAGAGAGCGCATGA
- a CDS encoding acyl-CoA dehydrogenase family protein, giving the protein MNFLTPEQEMWRATVERFIDEEIGRDYIRKCDLEREYPYEAYEKVAKQGWLGILFSEESGGLGGDIMDYALMCEGLAKYGFDFSTGLMVATFTAMNIEKFGTPEQKERYIQPFLDGDIRFSISISEPGAGSDAASTKTRARRDGNGWVVKGQKLWCSGAKADNAILAMLTRTDPDAPKHKGLSVFLIPNDTEGLDIRKLPTLARRATGTTEIFVDDVKLPSDALLGTENEGWSIITDHLELERVAVAAAYVGNAQTAVDDALRYAHERIQFDKPIFDFQVIRHMLADMQTQVDAARLLVYRAASLAAAKTPCTREVSMAKLFASETLQTVTRNGMQILGGHSMLPDSDMERYFREGMQSTIGGGTSQIQRTLIAKTMRPN; this is encoded by the coding sequence ATGAACTTCCTGACCCCCGAGCAGGAGATGTGGCGCGCGACCGTCGAGCGTTTCATCGACGAGGAGATCGGCCGCGACTATATCCGCAAATGCGATCTCGAACGCGAATACCCCTATGAGGCCTATGAAAAGGTGGCCAAGCAGGGCTGGCTCGGCATCCTGTTCTCGGAAGAGAGCGGCGGGCTGGGCGGCGACATCATGGATTATGCGCTGATGTGCGAGGGGCTGGCAAAATACGGCTTCGACTTTTCCACCGGCCTGATGGTCGCCACCTTCACCGCAATGAATATCGAGAAATTCGGCACGCCCGAACAGAAAGAGCGGTACATCCAGCCGTTCCTGGATGGCGACATCCGCTTCTCGATCTCGATTTCCGAACCCGGCGCCGGGTCGGACGCGGCTTCGACCAAGACCCGCGCGCGGCGCGACGGCAACGGCTGGGTGGTCAAGGGGCAAAAGCTCTGGTGCTCGGGCGCAAAGGCCGACAATGCGATCCTCGCCATGCTGACCCGCACCGACCCCGACGCGCCAAAGCACAAGGGGCTGTCGGTCTTCCTGATCCCCAACGACACCGAGGGTCTGGACATCCGCAAGCTGCCGACCCTGGCGCGGCGCGCAACAGGAACCACCGAGATTTTCGTGGACGACGTGAAACTGCCTTCCGATGCGCTGCTGGGCACCGAGAATGAAGGCTGGTCGATCATCACCGACCATCTGGAACTGGAACGTGTCGCCGTGGCCGCGGCCTATGTCGGCAATGCCCAGACAGCGGTGGACGATGCCCTGCGCTACGCGCATGAACGGATCCAGTTCGACAAGCCGATCTTCGACTTTCAGGTGATCCGCCACATGCTGGCCGACATGCAGACCCAGGTCGACGCCGCGCGGCTTCTGGTCTATCGCGCTGCCAGCCTGGCCGCGGCCAAGACGCCCTGCACGCGCGAAGTGTCGATGGCGAAACTCTTTGCCTCCGAGACCCTGCAAACCGTCACCCGTAACGGCATGCAGATCCTCGGCGGGCATTCCATGCTGCCCGACTCGGACATGGAACGCTATTTCCGTGAAGGGATGCAAAGCACCATCGGTGGCGGAACCTCGCAGATACAGCGCACGCTGATCGCCAAGACCATGCGCCCGAACTGA
- a CDS encoding acetyl-CoA acetyltransferase, with the protein MKNGRDPVIVGLADAPIEDGKFVTKASVLGHAALVAKAAVDEAGLTLDDVDGLLTAGMWGVPGPGQLATVTLGEYLNIMPTYVDGTNIGGSAFEAHVAHAAMALREGYCEVALIVYSSDQKSLRSRNLGGRPSVLSMQHETPYGMPTPVGGYAMAAQRHMHEYGTTSENLAEIAVATRKWAQLNPAATRRDPLTVDDVLSSTMISEPLHLLDCCLVTDGAGAIVMTTAERARDLKTKPVAVKGYGEAHTHWAIGEMPDLARLLPAQKAGETAMKMAGVSHSDIDVVEVYDSFTITVLLTLEALGFCKIGEGGDFVSGQRTAPGGAFPMNTNGGGLSALHPGMYGMFLLIEAVRQLRGEGGERQVKGAETALVHGTGGTLSSGATVILQKG; encoded by the coding sequence ATGAAGAACGGACGCGATCCGGTGATCGTCGGCCTTGCCGACGCGCCAATCGAGGACGGGAAATTCGTCACCAAGGCCTCGGTTCTGGGCCATGCCGCCCTGGTGGCGAAGGCCGCCGTCGATGAAGCCGGCCTGACGCTTGATGATGTCGACGGTCTTTTGACCGCCGGCATGTGGGGCGTGCCGGGGCCGGGACAGCTCGCCACGGTAACGCTGGGCGAATATCTCAATATAATGCCGACCTATGTCGATGGCACCAATATCGGCGGCTCGGCCTTCGAAGCGCATGTCGCCCACGCCGCGATGGCGCTGCGCGAGGGCTATTGCGAGGTTGCCCTGATCGTCTACAGTTCCGACCAGAAATCCCTGCGCAGCCGCAATCTGGGCGGACGTCCTTCGGTCCTGTCCATGCAGCACGAAACACCCTACGGGATGCCGACGCCTGTGGGTGGCTACGCGATGGCGGCGCAGCGTCACATGCACGAATACGGCACCACCTCCGAGAACCTGGCCGAAATTGCCGTCGCCACCCGGAAATGGGCACAGCTGAACCCCGCCGCGACTCGGCGCGATCCGCTCACCGTCGACGACGTCCTGTCCAGCACGATGATCTCGGAACCGCTGCATCTTCTCGATTGCTGCCTTGTCACCGACGGCGCGGGCGCCATCGTGATGACCACCGCCGAACGCGCCAGGGACCTCAAGACCAAACCCGTCGCGGTCAAGGGCTATGGCGAAGCGCACACCCATTGGGCTATCGGCGAGATGCCCGACCTCGCCCGCCTGCTGCCCGCGCAGAAGGCCGGCGAAACGGCGATGAAAATGGCCGGGGTAAGCCATTCCGACATCGACGTGGTCGAGGTCTATGACAGTTTCACCATCACCGTCCTGCTGACGCTGGAGGCGCTGGGTTTCTGCAAGATCGGCGAAGGCGGCGATTTTGTCTCTGGCCAACGCACGGCGCCGGGCGGCGCCTTTCCGATGAACACCAATGGCGGCGGTCTTTCGGCGCTGCATCCGGGCATGTACGGGATGTTCCTGCTGATCGAGGCCGTCCGGCAGCTTCGCGGCGAAGGCGGCGAACGCCAGGTCAAGGGCGCCGAGACCGCCCTGGTGCATGGTACCGGGGGTACGCTTTCCTCTGGTGCGACCGTGATTTTGCAGAAGGGCTAA
- a CDS encoding Zn-ribbon domain-containing OB-fold protein: protein MSIEKPLPVIDHDSAPYWEAAREGRLDIPLCGDCGKHHFYPRSICPYCHSDNLRFNTVSGRGRVHTFTIARRPAGPAFADDVPYIVALIELEEGPRMMSRIQTGDPAKVHIGAKVEVTFVKATDEVTFPYFKMT, encoded by the coding sequence ATGAGCATTGAAAAACCGCTTCCGGTGATCGACCATGACAGCGCCCCCTATTGGGAGGCCGCGCGCGAGGGCCGCCTCGACATCCCGCTTTGCGGCGATTGCGGCAAACATCATTTCTATCCCCGCTCTATTTGCCCGTATTGCCATTCCGACAATCTGCGCTTCAACACCGTGAGCGGACGCGGCAGGGTGCATACCTTCACCATCGCGCGCCGTCCGGCAGGGCCGGCTTTCGCGGATGACGTGCCATATATCGTGGCATTGATCGAGCTGGAGGAAGGCCCCCGGATGATGAGCCGGATCCAGACCGGCGACCCCGCGAAGGTTCATATCGGGGCCAAGGTGGAAGTGACGTTCGTCAAGGCAACCGACGAAGTGACTTTTCCCTACTTCAAAATGACCTGA
- a CDS encoding TRAP transporter permease gives MTQTSTAIPNWERRGGQALGVLLAAFVALHFYNALFGQFEPLVQRPIFIGFGIGGAFFLYAARASRTGARSGIERAVDIMLGLLAFAVCLYVILNRDRFSDIMVRYGPIDKAAGLIAVLLTLEAARRVIGWFLPLLALCTVIYFYFGYDLIDGAWRPPRVSARTAVETFYSSTTGLFGYLADIGARVIVIYVLLGALLLSTGATDAFMKMATWIAGRTYGGPAKVCALSSAMFGTVTGSAVANVMATGSITIPTMKRLRYPPAFAGAVEAVASSAGQLTPPVMGAAAFIMAEFLNIPYTDIVVAAIGPAFLYYLAVWFGVDLYARRTGLQPTPRSEMPEPAEFLAPDKSIPLFLPIAAMVYFLFNGYTPSFAGAGAIIILVLACMVVRPFARDGRGQGVLASWAKLARDLYEGMIEAGRALVMIAALLACAAIVVKVLTATGAGVKVSNLLFSVSGQGLILALLLAAVLAILLGMDVPTTASYVLAAAIAAPSLVRLGLPELTAHLFVFYYAILSAITPPVCASVYAAAALAGANFWRVAGRALMLAGAIYVVPFLFVFRPGILAQGGTVQILLDMGVACAAVFAVSVGTSGWFRGKVPVIGRLLFLSAAGLLFYAAPAADIVGGLALAGLLAWRFLRGAPQPGRAG, from the coding sequence ATGACGCAAACATCGACCGCAATACCCAATTGGGAACGGCGCGGAGGGCAGGCGCTTGGAGTATTGTTGGCGGCATTCGTCGCTCTGCATTTCTACAATGCCTTATTCGGGCAGTTCGAACCGCTGGTTCAGCGGCCGATCTTTATCGGTTTCGGTATCGGCGGCGCGTTCTTTCTTTATGCGGCACGCGCCTCGCGGACCGGTGCGCGAAGCGGGATTGAACGGGCTGTGGACATCATGCTGGGACTACTGGCGTTCGCGGTTTGCCTCTACGTGATCCTGAACCGGGATCGCTTTTCGGATATCATGGTGCGCTATGGGCCGATCGACAAGGCGGCAGGTCTGATAGCTGTCCTGCTGACCCTCGAGGCCGCGCGCCGGGTGATCGGATGGTTCCTGCCGCTGCTGGCCCTTTGCACCGTGATCTATTTCTATTTCGGCTATGACCTGATCGACGGCGCCTGGCGCCCGCCGCGCGTTTCGGCACGTACCGCTGTCGAGACATTTTACAGCTCGACCACCGGCCTGTTCGGCTACCTTGCGGATATCGGGGCACGGGTCATCGTGATCTATGTGCTTCTGGGGGCGCTCCTGCTGTCGACCGGGGCAACGGATGCTTTCATGAAAATGGCAACGTGGATCGCCGGTCGAACGTATGGCGGCCCGGCAAAGGTCTGTGCCCTGTCTTCGGCGATGTTCGGGACGGTGACCGGTTCGGCAGTGGCCAACGTCATGGCGACCGGCTCGATCACCATTCCCACGATGAAGCGGCTGCGCTATCCACCGGCCTTTGCCGGGGCGGTCGAGGCCGTTGCCTCCTCCGCCGGCCAGCTTACGCCGCCGGTGATGGGGGCAGCGGCCTTCATCATGGCTGAGTTCCTGAACATTCCCTATACCGACATTGTCGTTGCGGCGATCGGTCCGGCATTTCTCTACTACCTGGCGGTATGGTTTGGGGTGGATCTCTATGCGCGTCGCACAGGGTTACAACCGACACCGAGGAGCGAAATGCCCGAACCGGCGGAATTCCTCGCACCGGACAAGTCAATCCCCTTGTTTCTTCCCATCGCGGCGATGGTCTACTTCCTGTTCAACGGCTACACGCCGAGCTTTGCAGGTGCCGGTGCTATTATCATACTGGTTTTGGCCTGTATGGTGGTGCGCCCGTTCGCGCGTGACGGAAGAGGGCAGGGCGTGCTGGCCTCTTGGGCCAAGCTGGCGCGCGACCTCTATGAGGGGATGATCGAAGCAGGGCGGGCGTTGGTGATGATCGCCGCGCTGCTAGCCTGCGCCGCCATCGTCGTCAAGGTTCTGACGGCGACGGGTGCCGGGGTCAAAGTCTCGAACCTGTTGTTCTCTGTGTCCGGTCAGGGGCTGATCTTGGCCCTTTTGCTAGCGGCGGTGCTGGCGATCTTGCTGGGTATGGACGTGCCGACGACGGCCTCCTATGTGCTGGCTGCGGCGATCGCCGCGCCGAGTCTCGTACGGCTTGGCCTGCCCGAACTGACGGCTCATCTTTTCGTCTTCTACTATGCGATCCTATCGGCCATCACGCCACCGGTCTGTGCCAGTGTCTATGCCGCCGCCGCCCTGGCAGGGGCCAATTTCTGGCGGGTGGCGGGTCGCGCGCTGATGTTGGCCGGAGCGATCTATGTGGTGCCGTTTCTCTTTGTGTTCCGGCCGGGTATACTGGCCCAGGGCGGCACGGTGCAAATCCTACTGGATATGGGCGTGGCCTGCGCCGCGGTTTTTGCCGTCAGCGTCGGCACAAGCGGCTGGTTTCGTGGAAAGGTGCCGGTCATCGGCCGGTTGCTGTTCCTGTCGGCTGCCGGCTTGCTGTTTTACGCCGCGCCTGCGGCCGACATCGTTGGTGGGCTGGCGCTGGCCGGGCTCTTAGCGTGGCGGTTTTTGCGCGGAGCACCGCAGCCCGGCCGCGCCGGGTGA
- a CDS encoding TAXI family TRAP transporter solute-binding subunit, whose protein sequence is MIKRKLTGYRAAVGAIAAMGAMALGGAASAKDLTMGTTSPTSSHFTISVAMSKAIETGMEGSNVSVIETGASVDNVLRLARDEIDLGLATTDILISARNGTGKFEGNAIPDTVALYPYSASILLIAVTEESGVTTLDELDGKKFNPGIRGSAAETLTTGILSMFDINADLVHGAVGDAVEGIKNRQIIGYSKYGAANSVDATLHELMTSTEMRLIGFSDEQEKAATEAMEGVGFTTLPAGLIPGSEEMRVPKLNVFFLTRTGVMDDDTAYDIARSIHQNMGLLVEAWPQLADYDIAADAVATIETGIPYHPGAERYWREAAGS, encoded by the coding sequence ATGATCAAACGCAAGTTGACCGGATACCGGGCGGCGGTGGGTGCTATCGCGGCCATGGGCGCGATGGCCCTTGGCGGCGCGGCATCTGCCAAGGATCTCACGATGGGCACGACCAGCCCGACGTCGAGCCATTTCACCATTTCGGTTGCGATGAGCAAGGCGATCGAGACCGGCATGGAAGGCTCCAATGTCAGCGTGATCGAAACCGGGGCCAGCGTGGACAATGTGCTGCGGCTGGCGCGCGACGAGATCGACCTTGGGCTTGCCACCACCGACATTCTGATCTCCGCCAGAAACGGGACCGGCAAGTTCGAAGGTAACGCAATCCCAGATACGGTTGCGCTTTATCCTTACAGCGCCTCGATCCTGCTGATCGCGGTCACCGAAGAGTCTGGTGTGACGACGCTGGACGAACTGGACGGAAAGAAGTTCAATCCCGGCATCCGCGGATCGGCGGCCGAGACGTTGACGACCGGTATCCTGTCCATGTTCGATATCAACGCGGACCTGGTGCATGGCGCCGTTGGCGACGCGGTGGAAGGCATCAAGAACCGCCAGATCATCGGTTATAGCAAATACGGTGCCGCAAACTCTGTCGATGCGACCCTGCATGAGCTGATGACAAGCACCGAGATGCGGTTGATCGGCTTCTCCGACGAGCAGGAGAAAGCGGCGACGGAAGCCATGGAGGGCGTCGGTTTCACAACCCTCCCCGCAGGGCTTATTCCGGGATCCGAGGAGATGCGGGTGCCTAAGCTCAACGTCTTCTTCCTGACCCGCACCGGCGTCATGGACGACGACACAGCCTATGACATCGCCCGCAGCATCCACCAGAACATGGGCCTGCTGGTCGAAGCCTGGCCGCAGCTTGCAGATTACGACATCGCCGCCGATGCCGTCGCCACAATCGAGACCGGTATACCCTATCATCCAGGTGCGGAACGTTACTGGAGAGAGGCGGCCGGAAGCTGA
- a CDS encoding CoA-transferase encodes MSAAVSPLEQMVVVLARDLADGELGAAGAAALVPMAAIALARELHAPNLTVGGEMFFNPLPGHLYPSMLDDRALGRCEAAETFIELFGHSHHGLDFFFHSGLQHDSYGNINLHHVGGTLDAPGMRGPGAANLSYCHTSTRFYVCPTVHTTRNFVEKVDFITIPGHLSGPEAKRAAGLKKEGPRFVVTPRAVMDFDKTTLRMRLKSVHAGNTSEEVQRHTGFDLAIRGEVPQTRPPTEEELRVLRERIDTSGALRA; translated from the coding sequence ATGAGCGCGGCGGTTTCCCCCCTTGAGCAAATGGTTGTCGTGCTGGCCCGCGACCTGGCCGATGGCGAGCTGGGCGCGGCGGGTGCTGCTGCATTGGTCCCGATGGCGGCGATCGCTCTGGCGCGTGAACTGCACGCACCGAACCTGACAGTCGGCGGAGAGATGTTCTTCAATCCGCTGCCGGGGCATCTTTATCCGTCCATGCTGGATGACCGTGCCTTGGGCCGGTGTGAGGCCGCCGAAACCTTCATCGAGCTTTTCGGCCACAGTCATCACGGCCTGGACTTCTTCTTTCACAGCGGGTTGCAGCACGATTCCTACGGCAATATCAACCTGCATCACGTCGGTGGCACGCTCGACGCGCCCGGGATGCGCGGGCCGGGGGCGGCCAACCTGTCCTACTGCCACACCTCCACGCGATTCTATGTCTGCCCCACGGTTCATACTACGCGAAATTTTGTCGAGAAAGTGGACTTCATCACCATACCGGGCCACCTTTCCGGGCCCGAGGCGAAACGCGCCGCCGGCCTGAAAAAGGAAGGACCGCGGTTCGTGGTGACACCACGCGCTGTCATGGATTTCGACAAGACGACGCTGCGAATGCGACTGAAATCGGTGCATGCGGGAAATACGTCCGAAGAGGTCCAGCGTCATACGGGGTTCGATCTGGCGATCAGAGGCGAGGTGCCGCAAACGCGGCCACCAACGGAGGAAGAATTGCGCGTTCTGAGAGAGCGGATCGATACATCGGGGGCCCTGCGTGCTTAA